From the Kribbella sp. CA-293567 genome, the window CGGGCCTGGTGCTGCGTGTGCTGGCGACCGTCGCCTATCGGCCGGCCATCATCTACACCGACTCGGTGCAGTACCTGAACAACATGAAGCACCTGCGGGCCGATCAGCTCAACCCGATCGGCTACGACTTCGTCCTGAAGCCGCTGGTCGACCTCGGCGGTCTCACCGCCGTGGTGATCGTGCAGCACCTCGCCGGGCTCGGCCTGGGGATCGCCGTCTACGCCCTGGCCCGGAGGCTCAGCGTCTACAAGTGGCTGGCCGCCCTGGCCGCGGCACCGCTCCTGCTCGACGCCTACCAGGTGCAGATCGAGCAGAACATCATGGCCGAGACCACCTTCGACGTACTGCTCGTCGGTGTCCTCTGGACTCTCCTCGGTTGGGGCAAGCCCGGGTGGAGGCGAGCGCTGCTGGCGGGTCTGCTCCTGGGCGCCGCCTTTGCGGTGCGGACGATCGGTCTCACCCTGATCGTCGCTGCCGTCCTGTACGTGGTGGTGGTCGGCTCCGACTGGCGCCACCACCGCACCCGGCTCGTACTGCGAACCGCTGCCGTACTGGCCGGCTTCGCTGTCGTCTTCGGCTCTTACGTCGGCTACATCCACAGCGAGACGGGCAAGTGGGCCCTCTCGGGCGCCGACAACACCGTCCTGTACGGCCGGGCCGCAGTGGTCGCCGACTGCGCCAAGCTGCCGCTCGACGAGGGCACCAAGCTGTTCTGCCCCAAGGAGCCGCTCGGCCAGCGCCTGGGCGTCGACAAGTACGCGCACAACCACCTTGGCGATCCCAACTGGCCGGGCGAGTTGCCACCAGGCACCAACAAGCAGCAATTGGCTCAGGAGTTCGGCGCGCTGGTGCTAAGGCATCAGCCGCTCGATGTCGCGTGGGCCGCGCTCAAGGACTTCGCGAAGGGTTTCGCGCCGACCCGGACCACGTCGCCGGATGACGTACCGCTGGAGCGTTGGCAGTTCCAGTTGACCTACCCGAACCTGGAAGATCCCAACACGGCCAAGGCCTCGCGGCTCTGGGGTGGAATGGAGCCGCACGTCAACCACGGCCCAGCGGCCGTACTGCGGGCCTACCAGCTCAACGGCGGCTATACGTCAGGTGTTGTGCTGGGGCTAGCTGTCCTATTCGCGTTGGCTGCAGTAGCTGGTGCAGGCCGAGCCAAGCAGTCAGGGCTCCGCGCAGCTGCACTGCTGCCGGCTGCGGCCGGAGTCATCCTGCTGATGGGATCTGCGGCTTTCGAGTTCTCCTGGCGCTACCAACTGCCCGGCCTGGTGCTGTTCCCGCTGGCAGGAGCGATCGGACTTCGCGCGATCCTCGGCAAGGACCAGGCAAGGCCGCCGCTGGACAGCTACCCGGACCGGACCGACTCCGAGGCGCTGGACGACTTCCGGGACCGGCACGGTGACGTGAGCTTCGCCCCGCTGGTCGTAGTCATTGCCGCCTACAACGAGGCCGGTGGCATCGGACCCGTGCTGGCAGGCATGCCCAGGATCTGCGCCGACCTGCCGGTCGACGTACTGGTCGTCGTGGATGGTGCCGAGGACAACACGGCCGAGATCGCCGCTGCGCACGGTGCCTACGTGTGTGTTGCCCCGCGCAACCGCGGCCAGGGTGCCGCGCTCAGACTCGGCTACCACCTTGCGGGCCAGGGCGCAGCGCAGTACATCGCGACGACCGATGCCGACGGGCAGTACGACAACGACGAACTCGACGTGTTGTTGCGGCCGATCCTGGACGGCAAGGCGGACTTCGTCACGGGGTCGCGCCGGTTGGGTGCCGAGGATGCCGACAGCAGGCTGCGCTGGCTCGGCGTCCGCGTCTTCGCTGCGCTGGCGTCGATCCTGACCCGCCGGCGCCTGACCGACACGT encodes:
- a CDS encoding glycosyltransferase family 2 protein — protein: MRRGLRAHWLLVTFLVAGLVLRVLATVAYRPAIIYTDSVQYLNNMKHLRADQLNPIGYDFVLKPLVDLGGLTAVVIVQHLAGLGLGIAVYALARRLSVYKWLAALAAAPLLLDAYQVQIEQNIMAETTFDVLLVGVLWTLLGWGKPGWRRALLAGLLLGAAFAVRTIGLTLIVAAVLYVVVVGSDWRHHRTRLVLRTAAVLAGFAVVFGSYVGYIHSETGKWALSGADNTVLYGRAAVVADCAKLPLDEGTKLFCPKEPLGQRLGVDKYAHNHLGDPNWPGELPPGTNKQQLAQEFGALVLRHQPLDVAWAALKDFAKGFAPTRTTSPDDVPLERWQFQLTYPNLEDPNTAKASRLWGGMEPHVNHGPAAVLRAYQLNGGYTSGVVLGLAVLFALAAVAGAGRAKQSGLRAAALLPAAAGVILLMGSAAFEFSWRYQLPGLVLFPLAGAIGLRAILGKDQARPPLDSYPDRTDSEALDDFRDRHGDVSFAPLVVVIAAYNEAGGIGPVLAGMPRICADLPVDVLVVVDGAEDNTAEIAAAHGAYVCVAPRNRGQGAALRLGYHLAGQGAAQYIATTDADGQYDNDELDVLLRPILDGKADFVTGSRRLGAEDADSRLRWLGVRVFAALASILTRRRLTDTSFGFRAMRAGLARQVTLREPQYQSSELLLGVLASGARVVELPMTMRRRGDGTSKKGPGLVYGANYARVMTTTWLREYVPRTVRFGRKEQVSGARPPA